A window of Candidatus Bathyarchaeota archaeon contains these coding sequences:
- the albA gene encoding DNA-binding protein Alba, giving the protein MTEEENTAKPEPEPEKKEKPKEVVKTSENAVLIGRKPVMNYVVACLTYFNSGEKNICIKARGRAISTAVDTVELLRRAFIKDVELKSIAIGTEEVQREEGRKSNVSTIEITLARP; this is encoded by the coding sequence GTGACAGAAGAAGAAAATACTGCAAAACCAGAACCTGAACCGGAAAAAAAAGAGAAACCTAAAGAGGTTGTAAAAACGAGCGAGAACGCTGTCCTCATCGGTCGAAAACCAGTGATGAACTACGTGGTTGCCTGCCTCACCTACTTCAATTCAGGTGAGAAGAACATCTGCATTAAAGCCAGAGGGCGGGCGATCAGCACCGCCGTTGATACTGTCGAGTTGTTGCGACGCGCCTTCATAAAAGACGTAGAGCTAAAAAGCATTGCTATCGGCACCGAAGAGGTACAGCGAGAAGAGGGAAGAAAAAGCAACGTTTCAACCATCGAGATAACTCTGGCTCGACCATAG